The proteins below are encoded in one region of Balaenoptera acutorostrata chromosome 11, mBalAcu1.1, whole genome shotgun sequence:
- the ESPL1 gene encoding separin isoform X2 → MRSFKGVNFGTLLRSPKEAEELLPDLKEFLSQLPADFPSCRSDAERRQACDAILRACNQQLTVKLACPRHLGSLLELAEVACDGYLMSTPQRPPLYVERILFIFLRNTAAQGIPEATFRVAQPLHTCLVQCSRQAAPQDYDAVARGSFSLLWKGAEALVERQAALSARLKALSFLVLLEDESTPCEVPHFASPTACRVVAANQLFDASGHGLNEADADFLDDLLSRHVIRALVGEGGGPPGPLSPQRALCLLELTLEHCRRLCWGHHHARATRAVEKAYNYLRNTSLAPSLQLCQLAVELLQVGEGGPQAVAKLLIKASAVLKNSMEAPSPALRALCDSCQFFLSVLERGTKGHYGPDAILGLFAFLGSYCCLIRQLQDGEGDLADLAQLVESCKSTVVWMMEALQGLSGRELTDYLGMTASYTSNLAYNFYSHKLYAEASAISEPLCQHLGLAKPDTYPEVPPEKLHRCFRLHVESLKKLGKQAQGCKMVTLWLAALQPCGPKHMTEPVTFWVRVKMDAARAGDKELQLKTLRDSLSGWDPETLALLLREELRTYKAVRADTGQERFNVICDLLELSPEETPAGAWARATHLVELAQVLCYHNFAQQTDCSALDAIREALQLLESVRPEAQAKDRLLDDKAQALLWLYICTLEAKMQEGIERDRRAQAPSNLEEFEVNDLNYEDKLQEDRFLYSNIAFNLAADAAQSACLDQALALWKEVLTKGQAPAVRCLQQTAASLQILAALYQLVAKPLQALEVLLLLRIVSQRLEDHAKAAGSSCHVTQLLLTLGCPSYAQLYLEEAESSLKLLDRTTDTCLLLSLTCDLLRSRLYCACQKVAEGASLLLSVLQDPALQRSSKAWYLLRVQALQLVAVYLGLSSDRLSASLWEQLCAQGWQTPEIALIDAHKLLRSIILLLMGSDVLSVQKTAVETPFLDYGENLVQKWQVLTEVLSCSEKLVSRLVHLGSVSEAKAFCLEALKLTTKLQIPRWCALFLVLKGELELARNDIDLCQSDLQRVLFLLESCTEFVGLAQHPDTVKKVHLQKGKQRAWVPHPPELPEEELVLRGAALELVATVAKEPGPVAPSTNSSPILKTKPQPSPGFLTHLPTCDCSLCASPVLSAVCLRWALITAGARLAMGHQAQGLDLLQVVLKRCAAASERLTQALQASLNHKAAPSPVLGLFDEISAQAYAQLALEGLSQLSNKSLEKVLESGLKFVAARIPHLEPWRANLLLVRALAKLAGLSCCTPRLFASSWGWQPPSVKTPAGSEPSKPWSQKHCGRRRQQEVSATLPLSHTSMKGLEGRGPPCTPKPPGRVRQAGPRVPFTVFEEVFLTKSKPEVPKAPRVQQRVQTRLKVNFSDDSDLEDPVSVEARLAEGPKGRGTASRGWGRGQGRGRGRARKGPSVKTNVGAAPGSAPGHPGLSGRSRRVKKLASGHCEELGPEMMRTILEEELTDKQMEMSFEILRGSDGEDSASGGKTPAPGLDSAIGECEVLRRDASKEELPVRGPDKERDKDLGPRLRLPSAPVAVSLSILDSICDSLSIAFRGVSHCPPSGLYAHLCRLLALCLGHRDPYATACLVTESVSITCRHQLLIHLHRQLSKAQKRRGSLEIADQLQGLNLQERPGDIPLARIQRLFSFRASGSGHFPQPEEESFQERLALIPSGVTVCVLALATLQPGTMGNTLLLTRLEKDNPPVTVQIPTAQNKLSVSSALKEFDAIQKEQKENSSCTDKREWWTGRLELDRRMEVLTTSLEKYVLGCWRGLLLPSSEDPGPAQEASRLQELLQECGWKYPDHTLLKIMLSGASTLTPQDVQALAYGLCPAQPERAQELLSEAVERLQGQTVPSSRHLVLVLDKDLQKLPWESMPSLRALPVTRLPSFRFLLSYSIIKESGASSVLSQGVDPRSAFYVLNPHNNLSSTEEQFRAHFSSEAGWKGVVGEVPSPEQVQAALTEHDLYIYAGHGAGARFLDGQAVLRLSCRAVALLFGCSSAALAVRGNLEGAGIVLKYIMAGCPLFLGNLWDVTDRDIDRYTEALLQGWLGAGPGAPLLYYVSQARQAPRLKYLIGAAPVAYGLPVSLQ, encoded by the exons ATGAGGAGCTTCAAAGGAGTCAACTTTGGGACTCTGCTAAGAAGTCCAAAGGAGGCTGAAGAGCTGCTGCCTGACTTGAAG GAGTTCCTGTCCCAGCTTCCAGCTGATTTTCCCAGCTGCCGATCTGATGCCGAGAGGAGGCAAGCTTGTGATGCCATCCTCAGGGCTTGCAACCAGCAGCTGACTGTCAAGCTGGCTTGCCCTAGGCACCTGGGGAGCCTGCTGGAGCTGGCAGAGGTGGCTTGCGATGGCTACTTGATGTCTACACCCCAAcgcccacccctctacgtggaaCGAATTCTCTTCATCTTTCTGCGGAACACTGCTGCACAGGGAATCCCAGAGGCCACATTCCGAGTCGCTCAGCCCCTCCATACCTGCTTGGTGCAGTGTTCTCGACAAGCTGCTCCCCAGGACTATGACGCTGTGGCTCGGGGCAGCTTTTCTCTGCTTTGGAAGGGGGCAGAAGCCCTGGTGGAGCGGCAAGCTGCATTGTCAGCTCGGCTAAAGGCCTTGAGCTTTCTAGTACTCTTGGAGGATGAAAGTACCCCTTGTGAGGTTCCCCACTTTGCTTCTCCGACAGCCTGTCGAGTTGTAGCTGCCAATCAGCTATTTGATGCCAGTGGGCATGGTCTGAATGAAGCAGATGCTGATTTCCTAGATGACCTGCTCTCCAGGCATGTGATCAGAGCtttggtgggagagggagggggcccTCCTGGTCCTCTTTCCCCGCAGAGGGCCCTCTGTCTCTTGGAGCTCACCCTGGAACACTGCCGTCGCCTCTGCTGGGGCCACCACCACGCCAGAGCCACCAGGGCAGTGGAGAAGGCCTACAATTACCTAAGGAACACCAGTCTGGCCCCCAGCCTCCAGCTTTGCCAGCTGGCAGTTGAACTCCTGCAGGTTGGCGAGGGAGGACCCCAGGCAGTGGCCAAGCTTCTGATCAAGGCATCAGCTGTCCTGAAAAACAGCATGGAAGCACCGTCACCCGCACTGCGGGCATTGTGTGACAGCTGCCAATTCTTCCTCTCAGTCCTGGAGCGAGGCACCAAGGGGCACTATGGACCTGATGCCATTCTGGGCCTCTTTGCTTTTCTTGGCAGCTACTGTTGCCTCATCCGGCAGCTGCAGGATGGT GAAGGTGATTTGGCTGACCTGGCCCAGCTAGTGGAAAGCTGCAAATCTACTGTTGTCTGGATGATGGAGGCCTTACAGGGCCTGTCAGGCCGAGAGCTGACTGACTACCTGGGGATGACTG CCTCTTACACCAGTAACCTGGCCTACAACTTCTATAGTCACAAGCTGTATGCCGAGGCCTCTGCCATCTCCGAGCCCCTCTGTCAGCACCTGGGCTTGGCAAAGCCAGACACCTATCCTGAGGTGCCTCCTGAGAAG TTGCACAGATGCTTCCGGCTGCACGTAGAGAGTTTGAAGAAACTGGGTAAACAGGCCCAGGGCTGCAAGATGGTGACTTTGTGGCTGGCAGCCCTGCAGCCCTGTGGCCCCAAACACATGACTGAGCCAGTCACCTTCTGGGTCCGGGTCAAGATGGATGCAGCCAGAGCCGGAGACAAGGAGCTACAGCTGAA GACGCTTCGAGACAGCCTGAGTGGCTGGGACCCGGAGACCCTGGCCCTCCTGCTCAGGGAGGAGCTGCGGACCTACAAGGCGGTGCGGGCCGACACGGGGCAGGAACGTTTCAACGTCATCTGCGACCTGCTGGAGCTGAGCCCCGAGGAAACACCGGCCGGGGCCTGGGCCCGGGCCACCCACCTGGTGGAACTGGCTCAGGTGCTCTGCTATCACAACTTTGCCCAGCAGACCGACTG CTCTGCCTTGGATGCCATCCGGGAAGCCCTGCAGCTTCTGGAGTCTGTGAGGCCCGAGGCCCAGGCCAAGGATCGGCTTCTGGATGATAAAGCACAGGCCCTGCTGTGGCTCTACATCTGTACCCTGGAGGCCAAGATGCAGGAG GGTATTGAGCGGGATCGGAGAGCCCAGGCCCCTAGTAACCTGGAGGAGTTTGAAGTCAATGACCTGAACTATGAAGATAAACTCCAGGAAGATCGTTTCCTATACAGTAACATTGCCTTCAACCTGGCTGCAGATGCTG CTCAGTCCGCATGCCTGGACCAAGCCCTGGCCCTGTGGAAGGAGGTGCTTACAAAGGGGCAGGCCCCCGCCGTGCGGTGTCTGCAGCAGACAGCAGCCTCCCTGCAGATCCTAGCGGCCCTCTATCAGCTGGTGGCAAAG CCCCTGCAAGCTCTGGAGGTCCTCCTGCTCCTACGGATCGTCTCCCAGAGACTGGAGGACCACGCAAAGGCAGCCGGCTCCTCCTGCCATGTCACCCAGCTCCTCCTGACACTCGGCTGTCCCAGCTATGCCCAG TTGTACCTGGAAGAGGCAGAATCAAGTCTGAAGCTTTTGGATCGCACCACAGATACATGCCTGCTCCTTTCCCTGACCTGTGACCTCCTGCGAAGTCGACTCTACTGTGCTTGCCAGAAG gtggCTGAGGGTGCCTCTCTGCTGCTGTCTGTGCTTCAGGACCCTGCCCTCCAGAGGTCATCCAAGGCCTGGTACCTGCTGCGCGTCCAGGCCTTGCAGCTTGTGGCAGTCTACCTTGGCCTCTCATCAGACAGACTTTCGGCCTCCCTGTGGGAGCAGCTCTGTGCCCAAG GCTGGCAGACGCCTGAGATAGCGCTCATCGACGCCCATAAGCTCCTCCGAAGCATCATCCTCCTGCTCATGGGCAGCGATGTGCTCTCGGTTCAAAAAACAGCTGTGGAGACACCATTTCTGGACTATG GTGAAAATCTGGTACAAAAATGGCAGGTTCTTACTGAGGTGCTAAGCTGTTCGGAGAAGCTGGTCTCCCGCCTGGTCCACCTGGGTAGTGTGAGCGAAGCCAAAGCCTTTTGCTTGGAGGCCCTGAAACTGACAACAAAGCTGCAGATACCGCGCTG GTGTGCCCTGTTCCTGGTGCTGAAGGGGGAGCTGGAGCTGGCGCGCAATGACATCGACCTCTGTCAGTCGGACCTGCAGCGGGTTCTGTTCTTGCTCGAGTCTTGCACAG AGTTTGTCGGACTAGCCCAACACCCAGACACTGTGAAGAAGGTCCACTTGCAGAAGGGGAAGCAGCGGGCCTGGGTGCCCCATCCTCCAGAGCTTCCAGAGGAAGAGCTTGTTCTAAGAGGCGCTGCCCTGGAGCTGGTGGCCACCGTGGCCAAGGAGCCTGGCCCTGTAGCACCTTCTACTAACTCCTCCCCGATCCTGAAAACaaagccccagcccagccctggcttCCTGACCCATTTGCCCACTTGTGACTGCTCGCTCTGTGCCAGCCCTGTCCTCTCAGCAGTCTGTCTGCGCTGGGCGTTGATCACAGCAGGGGCGAGGCTGGCCATGGGCCATCAGGCCCAGGGCCTGGATCTGCTGCAGGTTGTGCTGAAGCGTTGCGCTGCGGCCAGTGAGCGCCTCACCCAAGCTCTACAAGCTTCCCTGAATCACAAAGCAGCCCCCTCTCCTGTCCTGGGCCTCTTCGATGAGATCTCGGCTCAGGCATATGCACAGCTGGCACTGGAGGGACTGAGCCAGCTGTCAAACAAGAGCCTGGAGAAGGTCCTGGAGTCGGGGCTAAAGTTTGTGGCGGCTCGGATACCCCACCTGGAGCCCTGGCGAGCCAACCTGCTCTTGGTTCGGGCCCTTGCAAAGCTGGCTGGCCTCAGCTGCTGCACTCCCCGACTTTTTGCGAGCTCCTGGGGCTGGCAGCCACCATCAGTAAAGACCCCTGCAGGCTCAGAACCCTCTAAGCCTTGGAGCCAAAAACATTGTGGACGAAGACGCCAGCAAGAGGTCTCTGCTACCCTGCCACTCTCACATACCTCTATGAAAGGTCTGGAAGGTAGAGGACCACCCTGTACACCTAAGCCCCCAGGTCGGGTCAGGCAGGCTGGCCCTCGTGTCCCCTTCACCGTGTTTGAGGAAGTCTTCCTTACAAAGAGCAAGCCTGAGGTTCCCAAGGCCCCCAGGGTACAACAGAGGGTCCAGACACGCCTCAAG GTGAACTTCAGTGATGACAGTGACCTGGAAGACCCTGTCTCAGTTGAGGCACGGCTTGCAGAGGGGCCCAAGGGACGAGGCACTGCTTCCCGGGGCTGGGGCCGGGGccagggccggggccggggccgggccagGAAGGGCCCGAGCGTGAAGACAAACGTGGGGGCCGCCCCAGGCAGTGCCCCTGGGCACCCTGGCCTCAGTGGCAGAAGCCGGAGGGTCAAGAAGCTGGCATCAGGACATTGTGAGGAGCTGGGCCCTGAGATGATGAGGACcatccttgaggaggaactgacTGACAAGCAGATGGAAATGAGCTTTGAGATCCTCAGGGGCTCTGATGGGGAAGACTCAGCCTCAG GTGGGAAGACCCCAGCTCCAGGGCTCGATTCCGCCATAGGAGAATGTGAGGTGTTGAGACGGGATGCCAGCAAAGAGGAGCTGCCCGTCCGGGGCCCAGACAAGGAGAGAGACAAGGATCTTGGTCCTCGGCTCCGACTCCCCTCGGCCCCCGTAGCCGTCA GTCTGTCTATCCTGGATTCCATCTGTGACTCACTAAGCATTGCTTTCCGTGGGGTCAGTCACTGCCCTCCTAGTGGGCTCTACGCTCACCTCTGCCGCCTCCTGGCCTTGTGCCTGGGCCACCGGGATCCCTATGCCACTGCCTGCCTTGTCACCGAGTCTGTCTCCATCACCTGTCGCCACCAGCTGCTCATCCACCTCCACAGGCAGCTCAG CAAGGCCCAGAAGCGCCGAGGATCGCTTGAAATAGCAGACCAGCTGCAGGGGCTGAACCTCCAGGAGAGGCCTGGAGACATACCCCTGGCCCGCATCCAGCGCCTCTTTTCCTTCAGAGCGTCGGGATCTGGCCACTTCCCCCAGCCCGAGGAGGAGAGTTTCCAGGAGCGCCTGGCTCTGATCCCCAGTG GGGTGACCGTGTGTGTGTTGGCCCTGGCCACCCTGCAGCCTGGAACCATGGGTAACACCCTCCTGCTGACCCGGCTGGAAAAAGACAATCCCCCAGTCACCGTGCAGATCCCCACTGCCCAGAACAAG CTTTCTGTGAGTTCGGCCCTGAAAGAGTTTGACGCCATCCAGAAGGAACAGAAAGAGAACAGCAGCTGTACTGACAAGCGAGAATGGTGGACGGGGCGGCTGGAACTGGACCGTAGGATGGAG GTTCTCACCACTTCCCTAGAGAAGTATGTGCTGGGCTGCTGGCGGGGGCTGTTGCTGCCATCCAGTGAGGACCCCGGCCCTGCCCAGGAGGCCTCCCGTCTACAAGAATTGCTGCAGGAATGTGGCTGGAAATATCCTGACCACACTCTGCTGAAA ATCATGCTCAGCGGTGCCAGTACCCTCACCCCACAGGACGTTCAGGCCCTGGCTTATGGGCTGTGCCCAGCCCAGCCAGAAAGAGCCCAAGAGCTCCTGAGTGAGGCAGTAGAGCGTCTACAGGGTCAGACGGTACCAAGCAGTAGGCATCTTGTCTTGGTGCTGGACAAG GACCTACAGAAGCTCCCGTGGGAGAGCATGCCCAGCCTCCGGGCCCTGCCTGTCACTCGGTTGCCCTCCTTCCGATTCCTACTCAGCTACTCCATCATCAAAGAG TCTGGGGCCTCGTCGGTGCTGAGCCAAGGAGTGGATCCTCGCAGTGCCTTCTACGTCCTGAATCCCCACAATAACCTGTCAAGCACAGAGGAGCAATTCCGAGCCCATTTTAGCAG TGAAGCTGGCTGGAAAGGGGTGGTCGGGGAGGTGCCGAGCCCGGAACAGGTGCAGGCGGCCCTGACGGAGCATGACTTGTACAT CTATGCAGGGCATGGGGCCGGTGCCCGCTTCCTGGACGGGCAGGCTGTCCTGCGGCTGAGCTGCCGGGCGGTGGCCCTGCTGTTTGGCTGCAGCAGTGCAGCCCTGGCTGTGCGTGGAAACCTGGAGGGTGCTGGCATCGTGCTCAAGTATATCATGGCTGGCTG cCCCCTGTTTCTAGGTAACCTCTGGGATGTGACTGACCGTGACATTGACCGCTACACAGAGGCTTTGCTGCAGGGCTGGCTTGGAGCAGGCCCAGGAGCCCCACTTCTGTACTACGTCAGCCAGGCCCGCCAGGCTCCCCGACTCAAGTATCTTATTGGGGCTGCACCTGTAGCCTATGGCTTGCCTGTCTCCCTGCAGTGA